A section of the Streptomyces sp. NBC_00178 genome encodes:
- a CDS encoding MbtH family protein: MANPFDDESERFVALVNDEGQYSLWPARLDVPGGWRVEGSEGSRQECLDVIEAAWTDMRPAGLVRAMEADAG; the protein is encoded by the coding sequence ATGGCCAATCCTTTCGACGACGAGTCGGAACGCTTCGTGGCGCTGGTGAACGACGAGGGGCAGTACTCCCTGTGGCCCGCGCGTCTCGACGTCCCGGGCGGGTGGCGCGTCGAGGGCTCGGAGGGGTCGCGCCAGGAGTGCCTGGACGTGATCGAGGCCGCCTGGACCGACATGCGCCCCGCCGGCCTGGTGCGTGCGATGGAAGCCGACGCCGGATAG